One window of Marinobacterium aestuarii genomic DNA carries:
- the tsf gene encoding translation elongation factor Ts, translated as MANFSAALVKELRERTGLGMMECKKALAEANGDIELAIEDLRKASGMKAAKKASRTAADGVVAVKVADDNSYAIAIEVNSETDFAARDAGFLAFVDKVLAQAFASKQTDVAALMVGELDAAREALVQKIGENISVRRAILVEGNTVGFYVHSTNKLAALVALSGGEAELAKDVAMHVTAVNPQVVRKEDMSAEVVAKEKEIILAQPDMASKPAEIAEKMVVGRIAKFLAENSLVEQAFVKNPEQKVGELVKQAGCEVLSFVRVEVGEGIEVEKTDFAAEVAAQLKG; from the coding sequence ATGGCTAACTTCTCTGCTGCGCTGGTCAAGGAACTGCGCGAGCGTACCGGCCTGGGCATGATGGAGTGCAAAAAAGCACTGGCTGAAGCGAACGGCGACATCGAGCTTGCGATCGAAGATCTGCGCAAAGCGTCCGGTATGAAGGCTGCCAAGAAAGCAAGCCGTACAGCGGCTGATGGTGTTGTTGCCGTTAAAGTGGCCGACGATAACAGCTACGCTATTGCTATCGAAGTTAACTCTGAAACTGACTTCGCTGCGCGCGATGCCGGTTTCCTGGCGTTTGTTGACAAGGTTCTGGCGCAGGCTTTCGCCTCCAAGCAGACCGACGTTGCTGCGCTGATGGTTGGTGAACTGGATGCCGCCCGCGAAGCTCTGGTACAGAAAATCGGCGAAAACATCTCTGTTCGTCGCGCCATTCTGGTTGAAGGCAACACCGTTGGTTTCTACGTTCACAGCACCAACAAGCTGGCGGCACTGGTTGCCCTGAGCGGCGGTGAAGCTGAACTGGCCAAAGATGTCGCCATGCACGTGACTGCCGTCAACCCGCAGGTTGTCCGCAAGGAAGACATGTCGGCTGAAGTGGTTGCCAAAGAGAAAGAAATCATTCTGGCGCAGCCGGACATGGCCAGCAAACCGGCAGAAATCGCCGAGAAGATGGTTGTGGGCCGTATCGCCAAGTTCCTGGCCGAGAACAGCCTGGTTGAGCAGGCGTTCGTCAAGAACCCTGAGCAGAAAGTCGGTGAGCTGGTTAAGCAGGCGGGCTGTGAAGTCCTGTCTTTCGTCCGCGTTGAAGTGGGTGAAGGCATCGAGGTCGAAAAGACCGATTTCGCTGCAGAAGTTGCTGCTCAGCTGAAAGGCTGA
- the uppS gene encoding polyprenyl diphosphate synthase, which produces MSVNNISNNTLGTELPRHIAIIMDGNNRWAKARRLPGLAGHRAGVESVRQVIEGCIEQGVESLTLFAFSSENWRRPALEVKGLMELFLRALEREARKLEKNGIRLRIIGDRSRFSASLQRKMEEVETLTAGNTTLNLNIAANYGGRWDIAQAAAAVARDCVAGTLDPDAVDEALFDGYCMLSDQPRPDLCIRTAGEQRISNFLIWQLAYTELYFADCFWPDFGKEELNAAIRDYCGRQRRFGKTSEQIEAERGA; this is translated from the coding sequence ATGTCGGTGAATAATATTTCCAATAATACTTTGGGCACGGAGTTGCCACGTCATATTGCCATCATCATGGATGGCAATAACCGTTGGGCCAAAGCCCGTCGCCTGCCAGGCCTTGCGGGCCACCGCGCGGGCGTCGAGAGCGTGCGTCAGGTGATCGAAGGCTGTATCGAACAGGGCGTGGAATCTCTTACCCTGTTTGCATTCAGCAGCGAGAACTGGCGCCGTCCGGCGCTTGAGGTCAAAGGGCTGATGGAACTGTTTTTGCGTGCGCTCGAGCGTGAGGCGCGCAAGCTGGAAAAGAACGGCATTCGTCTGCGCATTATTGGCGATCGCAGTCGCTTCAGCGCTTCCTTGCAGCGCAAGATGGAAGAAGTTGAAACGCTCACGGCCGGCAACACTACCCTCAATCTGAATATCGCTGCCAATTATGGCGGGCGCTGGGATATTGCTCAGGCCGCCGCTGCGGTTGCCCGCGACTGCGTCGCTGGTACCCTGGATCCTGATGCGGTGGATGAGGCGCTGTTCGATGGCTACTGCATGCTGTCGGATCAGCCCAGGCCTGACCTGTGCATACGCACGGCGGGGGAACAGCGAATCAGCAACTTCCTGATCTGGCAGTTGGCCTATACCGAACTCTATTTTGCGGACTGTTTCTGGCCTGATTTTGGCAAGGAAGAGTTGAACGCGGCCATCAGAGACTATTGTGGCCGTCAGCGCCGCTTTGGCAAGACCAGTGAACAGATAGAGGCGGAACGCGGTGCTTAA
- the pyrH gene encoding UMP kinase codes for MPASDRHSRYKRILLKLSGEALMGDDNFGIDPKVLNRMALEIGQLVGIGVQVGMVIGGGNLFRGAALSAAGMDRVTGDHMGMLATVMNALAMRDALERSNIDTRVMSAIPMSGVVDHYDRRNAMRYLNQGDVVIFAAGTGNPFFTTDSAACLRGIEVEADVVLKATKVDGVYTADPMKDPKAKRYVHLNYDEAIEKQLGVMDLTAICLTRDHQMPVRVFNMNKPGALVNLVVGGEEGTLIDGAEGVGEKYAE; via the coding sequence ATGCCTGCCAGTGACAGACACTCCAGATATAAACGTATTCTCCTCAAGTTGAGCGGCGAAGCCCTGATGGGCGACGATAACTTCGGTATTGATCCCAAGGTGCTGAACCGCATGGCGCTTGAAATCGGCCAGCTGGTCGGTATCGGCGTGCAGGTCGGTATGGTTATCGGCGGGGGCAATCTGTTCCGTGGTGCGGCGCTGAGCGCGGCCGGCATGGACAGGGTCACCGGAGATCATATGGGCATGCTGGCCACCGTGATGAACGCGCTGGCAATGCGTGATGCGCTGGAACGCAGTAATATCGATACCCGTGTCATGTCTGCGATTCCCATGAGTGGCGTTGTCGATCATTATGACCGTCGCAATGCAATGCGCTACCTGAATCAGGGCGATGTCGTGATCTTTGCCGCCGGTACCGGCAATCCCTTCTTTACCACGGACTCCGCCGCCTGTTTGCGGGGCATCGAGGTGGAAGCGGATGTGGTACTCAAGGCGACCAAGGTGGACGGCGTCTATACCGCAGACCCCATGAAAGATCCGAAGGCCAAGCGCTACGTGCATCTCAATTATGACGAAGCGATCGAGAAGCAGCTCGGCGTCATGGATCTCACGGCCATTTGTCTGACACGCGACCATCAGATGCCGGTACGGGTGTTCAACATGAACAAACCCGGTGCACTGGTCAATCTGGTTGTAGGTGGTGAAGAAGGCACTCTGATAGACGGCGCTGAAGGAGTAGGAGAAAAATATGCTGAATGA
- a CDS encoding phosphatidate cytidylyltransferase: protein MLKQRLLTALVLAPMTLAGVFLLPLPGFELFVAAAMLLGAWEWSQLAGFERLSSRLIFSGGLGVLLGLCILIKPWVPVQLLMLLSVIFWLLALYWVVNYPGVGVWHARSSRLAIGYLVLISSWFALVELKRLDQGGVLILLLLLLVWASDIGAYISGKTWGHNKLAPNVSPGKTREGLWGGLLCCVLVGAVYGLARELPLPQLVYLVVLSLCTGLASVLGDLFESMLKRHQGIKDSGCMLPGHGGVLDRIDSLTAAAPVFVLGMWLIA, encoded by the coding sequence GTGCTTAAACAGCGACTACTTACGGCATTGGTGCTGGCGCCGATGACCCTGGCGGGCGTATTTTTGCTGCCGCTGCCGGGTTTTGAGCTTTTTGTGGCGGCGGCCATGCTGCTGGGGGCCTGGGAGTGGAGTCAGTTGGCAGGCTTTGAGCGGCTGTCATCCCGTCTGATCTTCAGTGGCGGCCTGGGCGTGCTGCTCGGGCTCTGTATTCTTATCAAGCCCTGGGTGCCGGTGCAGCTGCTGATGCTGCTCAGCGTTATCTTCTGGCTGCTGGCGCTGTACTGGGTGGTGAACTATCCGGGCGTGGGTGTCTGGCATGCCCGCAGCAGCCGGCTGGCTATCGGTTATCTGGTGCTGATCAGTAGCTGGTTTGCGCTGGTTGAGCTCAAGCGGCTCGATCAGGGCGGCGTGCTGATCCTGTTGCTGCTGCTGCTGGTATGGGCATCGGATATCGGTGCCTATATCAGCGGCAAGACCTGGGGGCACAACAAGCTGGCGCCCAATGTCAGCCCTGGCAAGACCCGCGAGGGTCTCTGGGGCGGCTTGCTGTGCTGCGTGCTGGTCGGCGCGGTTTATGGCTTGGCCCGTGAACTCCCACTGCCGCAGCTGGTCTATCTCGTCGTGCTGTCCCTGTGCACCGGTCTTGCGTCCGTGCTGGGTGATCTGTTCGAAAGCATGCTCAAGCGTCATCAGGGTATCAAGGACAGTGGTTGCATGTTGCCAGGGCACGGTGGTGTACTGGATCGAATCGATAGCCTGACGGCCGCCGCTCCCGTATTTGTGCTTGGGATGTGGTTAATTGCCTGA
- the map gene encoding type I methionyl aminopeptidase, translating to MTISIKTPEDIEKMRIAGRLAAEVLEMIEPFVKPGVTTNELNQICHDYIVNEQKAIPAPLNYHGFPKSICTSVNQVVCHGIPNDKALKNGDSINIDITVIKDGYHGDTSKMFPVGKVAPHVERLAEVTQECMYKAIALVKPGAHLGDIGHVIQQHAEANHYSVVREYCGHGIGLEFHEDPQVLHYGRPGTGVELREGMIFTIEPMINAGKRHVKLSKKDGWTVETIDRRLSAQWEHMILVTADGHEVLTLRTEESL from the coding sequence ATGACTATCAGCATCAAGACACCCGAAGACATCGAAAAAATGCGCATTGCCGGTCGCCTGGCCGCAGAAGTGCTGGAGATGATCGAGCCGTTCGTAAAGCCCGGCGTCACCACCAATGAGCTGAACCAGATCTGTCACGACTATATCGTCAACGAGCAGAAGGCCATTCCGGCACCGCTAAACTACCACGGTTTCCCCAAGTCGATCTGCACCTCCGTCAACCAGGTGGTCTGCCACGGCATTCCCAATGACAAGGCGCTGAAAAACGGCGACAGCATCAATATCGACATCACCGTCATCAAGGACGGCTACCACGGCGACACCAGCAAAATGTTCCCGGTCGGCAAGGTCGCACCCCATGTTGAACGCCTGGCTGAAGTGACCCAGGAATGCATGTACAAGGCCATCGCCCTGGTCAAACCCGGTGCCCACCTGGGTGACATCGGCCACGTGATCCAGCAGCACGCCGAAGCCAATCACTATTCAGTGGTCCGCGAGTACTGCGGCCACGGCATCGGCCTGGAGTTTCACGAAGACCCCCAGGTACTGCACTACGGTCGCCCGGGCACAGGCGTGGAGCTGCGCGAAGGCATGATCTTCACCATCGAACCGATGATCAACGCCGGCAAGCGCCACGTCAAACTGTCCAAAAAGGATGGCTGGACCGTCGAAACCATTGACCGCCGCCTCTCTGCCCAGTGGGAGCACATGATCCTCGTCACCGCCGATGGCCATGAAGTTCTGACCCTGCGCACTGAAGAATCACTCTGA
- a CDS encoding OmpH family outer membrane protein: MNAIRGMLLVLVAVFSLQAAAESIAVLSVEEALLKSKAAATFREGLKRELASEEKQVVEMEKQAKGLQDKLRKNQGLQSSDDAKQLALQFQKAYGQYQKMGQELQQKRAERERDFLQEMRPKLDQVIRDLIKQKGFDVVLAKQATVFIRTELDITPLVIEQLNKL; this comes from the coding sequence ATGAACGCAATTCGTGGCATGCTGCTGGTGCTGGTTGCTGTGTTTTCGCTGCAGGCAGCGGCTGAATCCATTGCTGTATTAAGTGTTGAAGAGGCCTTGCTGAAATCCAAGGCGGCCGCCACTTTCCGGGAAGGCCTCAAGCGCGAGCTGGCCTCCGAGGAAAAGCAGGTTGTCGAGATGGAGAAGCAGGCCAAGGGGCTGCAGGACAAGCTGCGCAAGAATCAGGGCCTGCAATCCAGCGATGATGCCAAGCAACTCGCACTGCAGTTCCAGAAGGCCTATGGCCAGTATCAGAAAATGGGACAGGAGCTGCAGCAGAAAAGGGCCGAGCGTGAGCGCGACTTCCTGCAGGAGATGCGTCCCAAGCTGGATCAGGTTATTCGCGACCTGATCAAGCAAAAGGGCTTTGATGTCGTGCTGGCCAAGCAGGCGACGGTGTTTATCCGTACCGAACTGGATATCACGCCTCTGGTCATCGAACAGCTGAACAAGCTCTAG
- the rpsB gene encoding 30S ribosomal protein S2, protein MAKVTMRDLLKAGVHFGHQSRYWNPKMSKFIFGARNKIHIINLEHTLPALNGALDVVKGMATNKNKILFVGTKRAASKIVQEEASRAGMPYVNHRWLGGMLTNYKTIRQSIRRLRDLEAQSADGTFAKLTKKEALMRQREMEKLERSIGGIKEMGGLPDALFVIDVDHERIAVNEANKLGIPVIGIVDTNSNPDGIDYVIPGNDDALRAIQIYAKAAADACVEGAEQGGAKNEFVEVEETAGE, encoded by the coding sequence ATGGCAAAAGTCACTATGCGTGACCTGCTTAAGGCAGGCGTTCACTTTGGTCACCAGTCTCGCTACTGGAACCCGAAAATGTCCAAGTTCATTTTCGGCGCACGCAACAAGATTCATATCATCAACCTCGAGCACACCCTGCCGGCCCTGAATGGCGCCCTGGATGTGGTTAAAGGTATGGCCACCAACAAGAACAAGATCCTGTTCGTTGGTACCAAGCGTGCAGCTAGCAAGATCGTCCAGGAAGAAGCCAGCCGTGCAGGCATGCCGTATGTCAACCATCGCTGGTTGGGTGGCATGCTGACTAACTACAAGACGATTCGTCAGTCCATCCGTCGTCTGCGTGACCTGGAAGCCCAGTCTGCTGACGGTACCTTCGCCAAGCTGACCAAGAAAGAAGCACTGATGCGTCAGCGCGAAATGGAAAAGCTGGAACGTTCCATTGGTGGTATCAAGGAAATGGGCGGCCTGCCGGACGCACTGTTCGTGATCGACGTTGATCATGAGCGCATTGCTGTCAACGAAGCCAACAAGCTGGGTATCCCGGTTATCGGTATTGTTGATACCAACAGCAACCCGGACGGCATTGATTATGTCATCCCGGGCAACGATGACGCTCTGCGCGCCATTCAGATCTACGCCAAGGCTGCAGCTGATGCTTGCGTCGAAGGTGCTGAACAGGGCGGTGCTAAAAACGAATTCGTTGAAGTAGAAGAGACGGCGGGCGAGTAA
- the rseP gene encoding sigma E protease regulator RseP: MSILHTLLATIVTLGLLVTIHEWGHFWVARRCGVKVLRFSVGFGKPLWSRRDRQGTEYVVAAIPLGGYVRMLDEREEAVPEALRSQAFNNKPLWARSAIVAAGPVVNLLFAVLAYWAMYVVGVSAVAPVIGQVLPGTPAYEAGVEPGGEVVGLDSNNLHSWEELNLRLASHIGDSRTLSLRVRYDDATMPVTYPVRLDAWQVDVERESPLRALGLRPYQPPVPAILGQLLDGGQAAAAGLRSGDRILSIDGDAIDDWMALVERVRASAGQPLQLVVERSGGRLDIALTPEARDSEAGPIGYIGAGVQAISWPAEMERTLSYGPVEALGVAVAKTGQMIGLTLESIWKMLEGVISVKNLSGPITIAKVAGASAASGLESFVSFLAYLSISLGVLNLLPIPMLDGGHLFYYGLEALRGKPVSERVQMFGLRIGMALLFTLMAVAIVNDLMRL; this comes from the coding sequence ATGAGTATTCTGCATACCTTGCTAGCCACCATTGTTACCCTGGGGTTGCTGGTCACCATTCATGAGTGGGGGCACTTCTGGGTCGCCCGGCGCTGTGGCGTCAAGGTGCTGCGTTTTTCCGTGGGTTTTGGCAAGCCACTCTGGTCCCGGCGTGATCGCCAGGGCACCGAGTATGTGGTGGCCGCCATACCGCTGGGTGGCTATGTGCGCATGCTGGACGAACGCGAGGAGGCTGTTCCCGAAGCCCTGCGCTCCCAGGCCTTCAACAACAAGCCGCTGTGGGCGCGCAGTGCCATAGTGGCGGCCGGTCCTGTGGTTAATCTGCTGTTTGCCGTGCTGGCCTACTGGGCCATGTACGTTGTTGGTGTAAGTGCAGTAGCGCCGGTGATCGGTCAGGTTCTGCCAGGTACGCCCGCCTATGAGGCCGGTGTTGAGCCCGGCGGCGAAGTGGTGGGGCTCGATAGCAACAACCTGCACTCCTGGGAAGAGCTGAATCTGCGTCTGGCGTCCCATATTGGTGACAGTCGGACCCTGTCCCTGCGCGTGCGCTATGACGATGCCACTATGCCTGTGACTTATCCGGTGCGGCTGGATGCCTGGCAGGTCGATGTCGAGCGCGAGAGCCCGCTGCGTGCACTGGGCCTGCGACCCTATCAGCCGCCGGTGCCGGCCATTCTCGGTCAGCTACTGGACGGCGGTCAGGCGGCGGCTGCAGGTCTGCGCAGCGGTGATCGGATACTGAGCATTGACGGTGACGCCATCGACGACTGGATGGCACTGGTTGAGCGGGTGCGCGCCAGTGCCGGCCAGCCACTGCAGCTGGTGGTGGAGCGCAGTGGCGGTCGGCTCGATATAGCGCTGACACCGGAAGCGCGTGACAGCGAGGCGGGCCCCATCGGCTATATAGGGGCAGGCGTGCAGGCGATCAGCTGGCCGGCGGAGATGGAGCGCACGCTGAGTTATGGCCCTGTAGAGGCGCTGGGTGTGGCGGTTGCCAAAACCGGACAAATGATAGGTTTAACCCTTGAGTCCATCTGGAAAATGCTCGAGGGTGTGATCTCGGTAAAAAACTTGAGCGGCCCGATCACCATTGCTAAAGTGGCGGGGGCCTCGGCGGCGTCCGGGCTTGAGTCCTTTGTCAGTTTTCTGGCATATCTGAGTATTAGTCTTGGGGTGTTGAATTTGCTCCCTATCCCGATGCTGGATGGTGGACACCTGTTTTACTACGGGCTTGAGGCATTGCGAGGCAAACCCGTCAGCGAACGGGTGCAGATGTTCGGGCTCAGGATCGGTATGGCTTTATTGTTTACCCTGATGGCAGTTGCAATCGTTAATGACCTGATGCGGCTGTAG
- the frr gene encoding ribosome recycling factor — MLNEIVKDAEVRMAKSIESLVDHFKRIRTGRAHPSILDSLTISYYGSDVPITQVANVSVEDSRTLAINPWEKQMVSVIEKAIMKSDLGLNPSTNGDTIRLPMPALTEETRKGYIRQARQEAENGRVSVRNVRRDANGTIKDLLKDKEVSEDEGRRAEDQVQKLTDKYVAEVDKLLEQKETDLMEI, encoded by the coding sequence ATGCTGAATGAAATAGTTAAAGACGCAGAAGTCCGCATGGCCAAGAGCATCGAGTCTCTGGTTGATCACTTCAAACGTATTCGTACCGGACGTGCTCATCCGAGTATTCTGGATTCGCTGACCATCAGCTATTACGGCAGCGATGTACCTATAACCCAGGTAGCCAACGTGAGTGTGGAAGATTCCCGCACTCTGGCAATCAATCCCTGGGAAAAGCAGATGGTCAGCGTGATCGAAAAAGCGATCATGAAATCCGATCTGGGGCTTAACCCCTCGACCAATGGCGATACCATCCGTCTGCCAATGCCGGCGCTGACTGAAGAAACCCGCAAGGGCTATATCCGCCAGGCGCGTCAGGAAGCGGAGAACGGCCGTGTATCGGTTCGCAACGTGCGACGCGATGCCAATGGCACGATCAAGGACCTGCTCAAGGACAAGGAAGTCTCCGAGGACGAAGGCCGTCGTGCCGAAGACCAGGTGCAGAAACTCACGGACAAGTACGTAGCTGAAGTAGACAAGCTGCTTGAGCAGAAAGAAACGGACTTGATGGAAATTTGA
- the bamA gene encoding outer membrane protein assembly factor BamA yields MKLRLGLLFSLICWGSLAHAAITPFTVTDIRLEGLQRIEPGNVFRNFPIATGDLVSQYDLTRASRQLFGSGYFDDVELLRDGDVLVLRLKERPSVSLIRLEGNKVLKEKDLLEGLKQSGLQEGEVFKRAALDRIQLDLQRLYVAQGRYGAAVSADVEPLPGNRVALNIDIREGEVATIQHINVVGNSVFDDAELDQLFELKLPSFWSFITDDDRYSREKLSGDIERLRSWYLDRGYINFAVDSTQVSISPDKKHVYITVNVTEGEQYRVRDVDLAGTMAVPREELEAELQVESEQVFSRQRMTDSQERLVRKLGDNGYMFANVSPVPTLHEDDNTVSLRYFIEPGQRTYVRRILIKGNTTTADEVVRQQLTQMEAGIASAEKIENSKERLSRTGYFKSVDVQTRPVPGTNDQVDVEYTVAEQPSGQFTAAVGFSQSDGIILQLGVQQDNFFGSGKKVGFNLSNSSTLTEYSFNYTDPFYTVDGVSRGFDVFYRERDFDEDDVSSYTTDEYGAGVNFGYPIDDYQRLSFGAGFESISINTFDSTAPEITTFIAEEGDDTYLNWLLKASWTDNHLNRGIFPTSGYSQSLSLEAAVPGSDLTYIKGLYRSEYFKPLNSVETWVLGAGGRIGYADSLGGNAYPFFKNYYAGGLKTVRGYKNNSLGPRDSSTDADPFGGNVLVVGSLELIFPTPFISDQTGWRTLAFMDAGNVFTTDCLAGASNCTEGVDFGDIRYSVGVGLSWLTPVGPLSIALAVPLNDQDGDDTEFFQFALGQTF; encoded by the coding sequence ATGAAACTCAGACTGGGGCTTCTTTTCTCCCTGATATGCTGGGGGAGTCTGGCGCACGCCGCCATCACACCTTTTACCGTAACCGATATCCGTCTGGAAGGACTGCAGCGGATTGAGCCCGGGAACGTGTTTCGCAACTTCCCGATAGCCACCGGCGATCTGGTCTCGCAGTACGATCTTACGCGGGCGTCCAGGCAGCTGTTCGGCTCCGGCTATTTCGATGATGTCGAGTTGCTGCGCGACGGCGATGTGCTGGTACTGCGCCTGAAAGAGCGGCCGTCGGTGAGCCTGATCCGCCTTGAGGGTAACAAGGTACTCAAGGAGAAGGATCTGCTCGAGGGTCTGAAGCAGAGCGGTCTGCAGGAAGGCGAAGTCTTCAAGCGTGCGGCACTCGATCGCATTCAGCTGGACCTGCAGCGCCTCTACGTCGCTCAGGGGCGCTACGGCGCTGCCGTCTCCGCAGACGTTGAGCCTCTGCCGGGCAACCGGGTGGCGCTGAATATCGATATTCGCGAAGGTGAAGTCGCCACCATTCAGCACATCAACGTGGTTGGCAACAGTGTGTTTGACGACGCAGAGCTGGATCAGCTGTTCGAGCTGAAACTGCCGAGCTTCTGGAGCTTTATCACGGATGACGATCGTTATTCGCGGGAAAAGCTGTCGGGTGATATTGAGCGCCTGCGTTCCTGGTATCTGGATCGCGGCTACATCAATTTCGCGGTCGACTCGACCCAGGTCAGTATCTCGCCCGACAAAAAACACGTCTACATTACGGTTAACGTCACCGAAGGCGAGCAGTACCGGGTGCGGGATGTCGATCTTGCCGGCACCATGGCAGTGCCACGCGAAGAGCTCGAAGCCGAACTGCAGGTTGAATCCGAACAGGTCTTTTCGCGTCAGCGCATGACCGACTCCCAGGAGCGCCTGGTGCGCAAGCTGGGTGACAACGGCTACATGTTTGCCAACGTCAGCCCCGTGCCCACGCTGCATGAGGACGACAATACGGTTTCGCTGCGCTACTTCATCGAGCCGGGTCAGCGTACCTATGTGCGCCGTATCCTGATCAAGGGCAACACCACTACCGCCGATGAAGTGGTGCGTCAGCAGCTGACCCAGATGGAAGCGGGCATTGCCTCTGCCGAAAAGATCGAGAATTCCAAGGAACGGCTGTCCCGTACCGGCTACTTCAAGTCGGTGGATGTGCAGACGCGTCCGGTGCCCGGCACCAATGATCAGGTGGATGTGGAGTACACCGTTGCTGAGCAACCGTCGGGTCAGTTTACTGCCGCGGTCGGTTTCTCCCAGAGCGATGGCATAATCCTGCAGCTGGGCGTACAGCAGGACAATTTCTTTGGCAGCGGCAAGAAGGTGGGCTTTAACCTGTCCAACAGCTCGACCCTGACTGAATACAGTTTCAACTATACGGATCCGTTCTACACCGTTGATGGCGTCAGCCGTGGCTTCGATGTTTTCTACCGCGAGCGAGACTTCGACGAAGACGACGTCAGTAGCTACACCACCGATGAATACGGTGCCGGGGTGAACTTCGGTTACCCGATTGATGACTATCAGCGCCTGAGTTTTGGGGCTGGTTTTGAATCCATCAGCATCAACACCTTTGACTCAACGGCACCGGAGATCACGACCTTTATTGCAGAGGAAGGGGACGATACTTATCTGAACTGGCTGCTCAAGGCATCCTGGACGGATAACCACCTCAACCGTGGCATCTTCCCGACCAGTGGCTACTCCCAGAGCCTGTCACTCGAAGCGGCGGTGCCGGGCAGTGATCTGACGTACATTAAAGGGTTGTACCGCAGCGAGTACTTCAAGCCACTGAACAGTGTCGAGACCTGGGTGCTGGGTGCCGGCGGGCGTATCGGCTATGCCGATAGCCTGGGGGGTAACGCCTATCCGTTCTTCAAGAACTACTATGCCGGCGGCCTGAAAACCGTGCGTGGTTACAAGAACAACTCCCTGGGGCCACGTGACTCCAGCACCGACGCAGACCCCTTCGGCGGCAACGTCCTGGTGGTGGGCTCGCTGGAACTGATTTTCCCGACGCCCTTTATCAGCGACCAGACGGGCTGGCGTACCCTGGCATTCATGGATGCCGGTAATGTCTTTACCACCGACTGCCTGGCGGGTGCGAGCAACTGTACCGAGGGTGTCGATTTTGGCGATATTCGCTACTCGGTGGGTGTGGGTCTGAGCTGGCTGACGCCGGTGGGTCCGCTGTCGATTGCGCTGGCGGTACCGCTGAATGATCAGGACGGTGACGATACTGAATTCTTCCAGTTTGCTCTTGGGCAGACATTTTAA